The region GCCGGCCAGGGTGTTGATGACCAGCCGGTGGTCGACGAAGTCGAAGTCGATGGCGAACATCATGTCCCGGCCCACGGGCCGGGACATGATGCCGCGGCCGGTCAGATGGAACGGTACGTGCCACCAGTGGTTGCGCGGCGGTGCCTGGTCCAGCCGGATCTTGCTGACGATCTGCTCGAACCGGTGGACGGTTTCCGTCGAGTCCGCGCAAGCGAAAATCGGGATCGGCGGGAACAACTCGGTCATCCGGACCGAGCGCGTTTACGTCTTGAGGGTGGAGACGGCGCGTTTGCCGAGTGCTCGGATCTGGCGGGGTGCCGGTTGGCGAACTTCTGCCGGCGGGACAAGTGGGTGCGGCGGCGTTTGAACGGGGTCCAGATGATGCCGCAGGCGTCTTGGGAAGCCCTTATCGACGAAGGTCAGCACGTTCACGCTGGCCAGGGCGTCGATCAGGTCGTGGCTGCGAGCGGTGGTCAGGTCGTGAACGGAGCCAGGCAGGCGGGTGAGGCCCAGACCAGCCGCCCGGCGGCGTCGGTTAGGACCTGCACGTTCACCCCGTGGTGCTTGTGCTTACCCACTTAGTAGGGACGCTGGTCAGCAACCCGGTCGATCGGAATCAGCGTGCCGTCGAGGATCGCGTACGCCAACCGGGCTGCCCGGCGCATCGCCGTATCGAGGTCGTCAGCGCAGGCGGCGAGCAGGTCGACGGCCTCACGCAGATAGCGGCCACACGGTGGTCACCGACACCGCGAAGCCGGCCGGGAGGCGGGTGAGGGTATCGCCGTCCGGCGGTGAACGACGACCATGAGCTGTGTGCGGGGTAATCGCATGCACGGTCCGAAGCGGCGGGAGTTGGAAGCTGTTGTTGGCGGGTGCGGTCCCTGGCAGCCGGGAAATCAAGTGATGTTGGAGTATCAGGGTGCTCTCTTTGGAGGTCGGTGTAGCTGGGCGGCGTCGCGGGAGACCATCACGTCGAGCAGTCTGGTGCCATGCCGCCGCAGCAGACGCACGGTGAGAGTGGGGGGCAGGGAGAGGCTGACCGCGGCCAGCAGGAGGGCCGCGAGCGCCGACGCCCACAAGTGACCGCCGGTGGTGGCGCCAATGATGCCGGGGAGAATGGCGCCCAGCAGGACCACGGGAAAGATCGTCATTTGTCCACCGGTCGGATCGCCTGCTTGTTGGCCAGGGTAGCGGCGATCGCGGGCATCGGTGCCGACAGCTGGCATCAGGAGCGCGATCAGCGGTGCCACGGCGCAGGCCACGGCGGCTGCGGCGATGGCGCCGCTGATGGCGACAACGCCCAGCGGAGAGCGGGTCACGGCCCACAACACAGCCGCCAGCACGATCGACGGTGCGCCGAATAACAGGAACCATGCCGCCATCCGGCCGCGTACGTCGGCCTGGAGGGCGCCCGGCGTGGTGAGCAGCTGCCACAGGGCCGTGCCGTCCAGGGCGTAGGTGTTGACCGCGACCATCGCGCCGAACACCGCCGCTGCGGGACCCACCAGGGGCAGCGCCCAACTCCAGTCGGTGACCGCGATGATGAGCGCCATCAGCAGCGGGGTCAGCCAGGCGCTACGCAGTTCCACACCGCGCGCGGGATCCCGCGACCAGGTGGCCAGCTCTCGCGAGACGACAGCGGACACCTGCGGCGTCGTGAACGGAAGCGACAGCCCACGACCTGGTGCGTTGGGCCGTCGCGGCGTCGCGTGGCGAGGTGGGCGGCGTAGGGCACGAGCCGTCAGGGTGGTCCAGCCCAGTTGCAGCAGTGCGCCCATGGTCAGGAGGCCCATCAGTGGCACGATGACCGCGTCCGTCCCGGCGCTGTCACGGGCGGCGATCGCGGCGCGGTATCCCCATCCCGTGGGCAGGAGGGCGAGCACGTCGATGACCGACGCGGGTAGCTGCCCGAAGCTGGGGGTGACCAGGGTGGTGTCGCCCTGACCGAGGCGGGGCAGCAACCAGGCCGCGATCGGCACCCACCCGGCGAACGACAGCGCGAGCATGATGGCGGTTTGGGTGGCGGCCAGCGTCATCCCGGCCCGGGTCTGTAGCAGCCATGCCGTGATTGCCGCCACCGTCTTACCCGCCCAGACCAGCAGGTACAGCTGTGCCACCATCGCCACCACGCCGATCGTGGCCGCCGTCAGGCCGCTCGGCGCGGCCAGCGCGACCAGGGACGACAGACAGGTCAGCGTGACCAGCGGGCCGACGCCCAGCAGCTCGGTCCAGGACAAAGCCAGGGCCGCGCGCCATGGCCGCAGCGGATAGCCGCGTAACCAGTCGCGCGAGATGACCGACGGATCGTGGCGTGGCTGGGCCAGAGGGCCGAACAGCCACATGGCGCCCCATCCGGTGAGCGCCACGGCGATCCAGCCTTCGTGGAGCAGTCCACGGTTGGCCACTGCTGCGGCGACGACCACCAGCGCGGCCAGGGCCATACCGGTGACCAGGCTGAATCCGCGCTCGTTGTGCGGGCCGTTGCGGAACAGGCGTAGCTTCAGCGCGAACAGGGCGCGGGTCATGTCAGCCACTTCAGCGGACGGACCGGATCGGCGCCGACCAGCTCGACGAAACGTTCGTTGAGCGTCCCGCCCGCTGCCACCTCGTCAACCGGCCCCTCGACCAGCACCCGGCCACCGGCCACCACCGCCACCCGACGGCAGTTGCGTTCGACGAAGTCCATGATGTGGCTCGACATGACCACCGTGCCACCGGCGGCGGCGTGCTGTGTGAGCACCTGTTCGATGGATCGGGCCGAGACCGGGTCGATCGCCTCGAACGGCTCATCGAGGATCAGCACTCTGGGGCGGTGCAGCATCGCCAGCGCCAAGTTGATCTTTTTGCGCATGCCGGTGGAATACTCCACGATCAGCGTGCGTGGGGCGGCGTCGAGTCCCAGGATCTCCAGCAGGTCGTCGGCGCGGGCCCGCCAGCTGTCATCCAGCCCACGCAGCCCGGCGCTGTACCGCAGCACCTCCGTGGCGGTCAGCCGTTCGGGTAGCGACAGCCCGTCCATCATGATTCCGAGCTGGGCGAGCGCGTTTACCCGATCGGTTCGCAGGTCATGACCGGCGATCCTGATCGCGCCGGAGGTCGGCTCCCGCAACCCGCACATTGCCGTCAGCGTGGTGGTCTTACCGGCCCCGTTCGGGCCGACGATGCCGTAGCACATTCCCGGTGGGATGCTCAGGCTGAGCCGGTCGACGGCGAGCACTGTACCGAAACGCTGGGTGAGATCGGTTACCTCGACGGCGGGGATGGTGGAATCGAACACTTGCATCGTCTCTTTCCAGCAAGTCATGGCAAAACGGTCAATTCTCTATCCGATCATCGACCGCGCTATTCGTCGATCAGGCCGCGGATCTCGTCAGTCCCCGGGCCAGGGAGGACAGCAACGCCGGGGCCCGCCGGAGCGGACGAGCACGCTGACGTGGCTGACATCAGGCGACAGGACGTCGAAGCGGCTTGCCGGGGGCAGCGATTACACAACGAGATGCGCCGGCCGTCGAGCGGCCATCCACATAA is a window of Micromonospora polyrhachis DNA encoding:
- a CDS encoding ABC transporter ATP-binding protein, yielding MQVFDSTIPAVEVTDLTQRFGTVLAVDRLSLSIPPGMCYGIVGPNGAGKTTTLTAMCGLREPTSGAIRIAGHDLRTDRVNALAQLGIMMDGLSLPERLTATEVLRYSAGLRGLDDSWRARADDLLEILGLDAAPRTLIVEYSTGMRKKINLALAMLHRPRVLILDEPFEAIDPVSARSIEQVLTQHAAAGGTVVMSSHIMDFVERNCRRVAVVAGGRVLVEGPVDEVAAGGTLNERFVELVGADPVRPLKWLT